A genomic stretch from uncultured Fibrobacter sp. includes:
- a CDS encoding tetratricopeptide repeat protein, with amino-acid sequence MLRIRYMALVMLALVFEGCTCCAYLNHMFNAERLDEQAAEMRAARLDSIPDSENSLPGSEERQKYDKIIEKGSRVLERFPKNKKRTAEAVFLIGESFRHKHEWGKAITKYDEFERYFADHDSMKAVEYQRAYCLYRNHEFNISRFALEPVIASKDHPYYFQGLNLLSLLDEQAEFPDQAIASLEAVLADTAGTPFMRGKAHFRLAGLYFKKENWDKAREHYTAKEIKELNAREQQTAGEQAAECLAYRKEYLKAADEYKELYKNPENESKQPEYLVRIGELTMLGGRYPDAIIILQKVNTEYPRSEFASRSYFCLGDYEQHKTIDYDKAVVYYDSSFISRTISKWGQEARERRDALKRLIAMRNQNDKERKDSIPNVDNFFKSEFLIAELFLFKLDEVDSAMTRLDAVIESGDSAKSLRALYAKAFIYDEYMHDPDSAEEIYKQIIEKYPETEYAKQAQVNLGMRVTLKTREDLAKEKYMEAESLWTIAAEMPLDKMDQVDSAYARAFTRFDSLYQEYPETQAGIQALYMKAIYFQMNPERIDSTMLTYKLLRDKYGQTPWGKKAASMMNTRLTITDQDLERLRKRVKSSETHVNKLSAQYYEELNKAPEEKQAEVKSQEDEILENTYNSMYDFE; translated from the coding sequence ATGCTACGTATCCGCTACATGGCACTTGTGATGCTCGCCCTCGTGTTCGAGGGGTGTACTTGCTGTGCCTACCTGAACCACATGTTCAATGCGGAACGCCTGGATGAACAGGCCGCCGAAATGCGTGCCGCCCGCCTCGACAGTATTCCGGATAGCGAAAATTCCCTGCCTGGCTCCGAAGAACGCCAGAAATACGACAAGATTATCGAAAAAGGCTCCCGCGTGCTGGAACGTTTCCCCAAGAACAAGAAACGTACCGCCGAGGCTGTGTTCTTGATTGGTGAATCCTTCCGCCATAAGCATGAATGGGGCAAGGCCATTACCAAGTACGACGAATTTGAACGTTATTTTGCCGACCATGATTCCATGAAGGCGGTGGAATACCAGAGAGCCTATTGCCTATACCGCAATCACGAATTTAACATTAGCCGTTTTGCCTTGGAACCGGTGATTGCATCCAAGGACCACCCGTACTATTTCCAGGGGTTGAACCTTCTTTCGCTTTTGGACGAACAGGCCGAATTCCCGGACCAGGCGATTGCTTCTTTGGAAGCGGTGCTGGCCGATACGGCAGGTACGCCCTTTATGCGCGGTAAGGCACACTTTAGATTGGCCGGCCTGTACTTCAAGAAAGAAAACTGGGACAAGGCTCGCGAACATTATACCGCCAAGGAAATCAAGGAACTGAACGCTCGCGAGCAGCAGACGGCGGGGGAACAGGCGGCAGAATGCCTTGCTTACCGCAAGGAATACCTGAAGGCGGCAGACGAATACAAGGAACTTTACAAGAATCCCGAAAACGAGTCCAAACAGCCGGAATACCTGGTTCGCATTGGCGAATTGACCATGTTGGGCGGCCGTTATCCTGATGCGATTATCATTTTGCAGAAGGTGAACACGGAATACCCGCGTTCCGAGTTTGCTTCGCGCAGTTATTTCTGCCTGGGCGACTACGAACAGCACAAGACGATTGATTACGACAAGGCCGTTGTCTATTACGATAGTAGCTTTATTTCTCGCACGATTAGTAAGTGGGGCCAAGAAGCCCGCGAACGCCGCGATGCTTTAAAGCGCTTGATTGCCATGCGTAACCAGAACGACAAGGAACGCAAGGATTCGATTCCGAACGTGGATAACTTCTTCAAGTCGGAATTCCTGATTGCCGAACTTTTCCTGTTCAAGCTGGATGAAGTCGACAGCGCGATGACTCGCTTGGATGCCGTGATTGAATCGGGCGACAGTGCGAAGTCCCTGCGCGCTTTGTACGCCAAGGCCTTTATTTACGACGAATATATGCATGATCCCGATTCTGCCGAAGAAATCTACAAGCAGATTATCGAGAAGTATCCGGAAACGGAATATGCAAAGCAGGCTCAGGTGAACTTGGGTATGCGTGTGACCTTAAAGACCCGCGAAGATTTGGCGAAAGAAAAGTACATGGAAGCCGAAAGCCTTTGGACAATCGCTGCCGAAATGCCTTTGGATAAGATGGATCAGGTGGATTCCGCTTATGCCCGTGCGTTTACGCGTTTCGACAGCTTGTATCAGGAATATCCCGAAACGCAGGCCGGCATTCAGGCCCTTTACATGAAGGCCATCTACTTCCAGATGAATCCGGAACGTATCGACAGCACCATGCTCACTTACAAGCTCCTTCGCGACAAGTATGGTCAGACTCCTTGGGGCAAGAAGGCGGCTTCGATGATGAATACCCGCTTGACCATTACCGACCAGGATCTGGAACGTTTGCGCAAGCGCGTCAAGAGCAGCGAAACCCATGTGAACAAGCTTTCTGCGCAGTATTACGAAGAATTGAACAAGGCGCCCGAAGAAAAACAGGCCGAAGTAAAGAGTCAGGAAGATGAAATCCTTGAAAACACGTACAACAGCATGTATGATTTTGAATAG
- a CDS encoding septal ring lytic transglycosylase RlpA family protein, translating into MILNRRIVFVVLAMFVAMLLSSCANGNAKIASRQGYERFPEDTQAPQKGKKGKKTAPIGKVMKGQASYYGPGFDGKKTASGEIFNQNAMTCAHKTLPFGTKLRVVRDDTGASVVVRVNDRGPFVRDRIIDLSAAAGKKLGLDKVGHAKVTATVIE; encoded by the coding sequence ATGATTTTGAATAGGCGCATCGTTTTTGTGGTGCTGGCCATGTTTGTGGCTATGCTTTTGTCTAGCTGCGCCAATGGAAATGCAAAGATCGCTTCCCGTCAAGGTTACGAAAGGTTCCCCGAAGATACCCAAGCTCCTCAAAAGGGTAAAAAGGGCAAAAAGACCGCTCCGATCGGAAAGGTCATGAAGGGTCAGGCGAGTTATTACGGGCCGGGATTCGACGGCAAAAAGACGGCCAGCGGTGAAATTTTCAATCAGAATGCGATGACTTGTGCCCACAAAACCTTGCCTTTTGGCACTAAGTTGCGTGTGGTTCGTGACGATACGGGTGCTTCTGTCGTGGTGCGCGTGAATGACCGCGGCCCCTTTGTACGTGACCGCATTATAGACTTGAGCGCTGCCGCCGGTAAAAAGCTTGGCCTCGATAAAGTCGGACATGCCAAGGTCACCGCTACGGTGATTGAGTAG